In one Parageobacillus genomosp. 1 genomic region, the following are encoded:
- a CDS encoding zinc-dependent alcohol dehydrogenase, producing MPRQLVAVAPRQASLIEYEDRALLSHEVRVKVKYASPKHGTELADFRGETPLLDEQYDPEWQLFVPRDPDEERGVKFGEWNLGNQWVGIVTEVGAEVTDYQVGDWVCGYGGIRETHIVNAIDNYRLRKMPATMSWKNALCYDPAQFALAGIRDAHVRPGDRVAVIGLGAIGQIAAQIAKKCGASYVAVVDPIDLRREAALKAGADEAFDPTSQDVGMELKKATNKMGVDVIIETSASASALQAAFRGLAYGGTIAYVGWAKEFKGGLNLGREAHYNNAKMVFSRAASEPNPDYPRWNRRRIEDVCWEFLKSGVIDCGEIIYPVVSFERCAEAYCEYVDRHPERSIKLGITFE from the coding sequence ATGCCTAGACAATTAGTCGCCGTTGCCCCGAGACAAGCAAGCCTTATTGAGTATGAAGACAGAGCCCTTTTGTCTCATGAAGTACGGGTCAAGGTAAAATACGCGTCACCCAAACACGGAACGGAGCTCGCTGACTTTCGAGGGGAGACACCGCTTTTAGATGAACAATATGATCCGGAATGGCAGTTATTTGTACCTAGAGACCCGGATGAAGAGAGAGGGGTAAAGTTTGGTGAGTGGAACCTCGGCAATCAATGGGTGGGGATCGTCACAGAAGTAGGAGCTGAAGTCACAGATTACCAGGTGGGAGACTGGGTATGTGGTTATGGTGGAATACGGGAAACACATATTGTGAATGCGATTGATAACTATCGTCTTCGTAAAATGCCAGCAACCATGTCTTGGAAAAATGCACTGTGTTATGATCCCGCGCAGTTTGCCTTAGCTGGTATTCGGGATGCCCATGTGCGTCCAGGAGACAGGGTGGCTGTCATCGGTCTCGGAGCGATTGGGCAAATTGCTGCCCAGATCGCGAAAAAATGTGGCGCTAGTTATGTGGCGGTCGTGGATCCGATTGACCTTCGACGGGAAGCAGCGCTAAAAGCTGGAGCCGATGAGGCGTTTGATCCTACGTCTCAAGATGTGGGAATGGAGTTGAAAAAAGCTACGAATAAAATGGGAGTGGACGTCATCATTGAAACCAGCGCGAGCGCCTCTGCTCTGCAGGCTGCTTTCAGAGGATTAGCTTATGGAGGGACGATTGCCTACGTGGGTTGGGCAAAGGAATTTAAGGGTGGATTAAACCTAGGTAGGGAGGCGCATTACAATAACGCAAAAATGGTCTTTTCGCGTGCAGCAAGCGAGCCTAACCCGGATTATCCGCGCTGGAATCGGCGAAGAATCGAGGACGTTTGCTGGGAATTTCTAAAATCCGGTGTCATCGACTGTGGGGAAATCATCTATCCCGTTGTTTCGTTTGAACGATGCGCTGAAGCCTACTGTGAATACGTGGACCGTCATCCGGAGCGAAGCATTAAGTTGGGCATTACGTTTGAATAA
- a CDS encoding sugar phosphate isomerase/epimerase family protein yields MKLATQDKPFFPQNMEEKFETVRLMGFDAFEIDGSVLVNQFEEVKKAIQKTAIPVVTACGGYRGWIGDFDEEKRKWAVKDIVHILHHLEKIGSRGIVVPAAWGMFSKRLPPLVPPRSEEQDRQILLDSLDKLNQAAKETGTYIYLEPLNRYEDHMLNRLDDAVAIIEEGGFSNVKITADFFHMNIEEPKIEESIRKAKKHIGHVHMADSHRYQPGDGHLDFVTGLKTLKEVGYTGYLAFECRVAGTPEDEAYRTSVQYIREILQMI; encoded by the coding sequence ATGAAACTGGCAACTCAGGATAAACCATTTTTTCCGCAGAACATGGAAGAAAAATTCGAAACTGTCCGTTTGATGGGGTTCGATGCTTTTGAGATCGATGGAAGTGTATTGGTCAATCAGTTTGAGGAAGTAAAGAAAGCGATACAAAAGACCGCTATTCCGGTGGTGACGGCGTGTGGCGGGTATCGTGGCTGGATCGGTGATTTTGATGAAGAAAAACGCAAGTGGGCTGTCAAAGATATTGTGCACATTTTACATCATCTTGAGAAAATCGGATCGCGGGGGATCGTCGTTCCTGCCGCTTGGGGAATGTTTTCCAAACGATTGCCCCCTCTTGTTCCTCCGCGATCAGAGGAACAAGACCGGCAAATCCTGCTGGATTCTTTGGACAAACTTAATCAGGCGGCAAAAGAAACCGGAACTTATATTTACTTGGAGCCCTTAAACCGTTATGAAGACCATATGTTAAATCGATTGGACGATGCCGTTGCCATCATCGAAGAAGGGGGCTTTTCCAACGTCAAAATCACCGCCGATTTTTTTCACATGAATATTGAAGAGCCGAAAATTGAAGAAAGTATCCGGAAAGCAAAGAAACACATCGGTCACGTTCATATGGCGGACAGTCACCGTTATCAGCCTGGGGATGGGCATCTAGATTTTGTCACGGGATTGAAGACATTAAAGGAAGTGGGCTATACCGGCTATTTAGCGTTTGAGTGCCGGGTGGCCGGAACTCCGGAGGATGAAGCGTATCGCACCTCGGTCCAGTATATCCGGGAGATCTTGCAGATGATATAA